A genomic region of Acipenser ruthenus chromosome 9, fAciRut3.2 maternal haplotype, whole genome shotgun sequence contains the following coding sequences:
- the LOC117406286 gene encoding D(3) dopamine receptor yields MALFSGVGSSLNVTDLFLRLDNSTEDQDADHHPNYYAMLYSVLIFAIIFGNVLVCLAVLREKSLQTTTNYLVVSLAVADLLVASLVMPWVVYLEVVGGAWMFSRMYCDVFVTLDVMMCTASILNLCAISIDRYTAVVMPVLYNTTHSSKKRVTLMITAVWVLAFVVSCPLLFGFNTTEHPNICSISNPEFVIYSSVVSFYLPFIVTLLVYIRIYVFLRKRRKRIAFRQASGKLKSGGYHRPPGVKNSISKEEMGLSPIQIKVVTENTEEPVHVNLHSITSCLKLKKQKAVPSENNLLAPVDLQNDCSVSHASFARTENEVDGEGEMRETISQLPKRSSEVKNLPSGKTRIALWPVPKQRNRQVRERKATQMLAIVLGIFLICWLPFFVTHIVNTHCKQCYVPPEVYSATTWLGYVNSALNPVIYTTFNIEFRRAFIKILSC; encoded by the exons ATGGCCCTGTTCAGTGGAGTTGGCAGCTCTCTAAATGTGACAGATCTTTTTTTGAGGCTGGATAACTCAACAGAAGATCAGGATGCCGACCATCATCCTAACTACTATGCAATGTTGTATTCGGTCCTGATCTTCGCAATCATCTTTGGGAATGTGCTTGTGTGTCTGGCTGTGCTTCGAGAGAAGAGTCTGCAGACCACCACCAACTACCTGGTCGTGAGTCTAGCTGTTGCAGACCTGCTGGTGGCATCTCTGGTCATGCCATGGGTGGTTTATCTAGAA GTTGTTGGAGGGGCCTGGATGTTCAGTCGAATGTATTGTGATGTTTTTGTGACACTGGATGTGATGATGTGCACAGCCAGCATTTTAAACCTCTGTGCTATCAGCATTGACAG ATACACTGCGGTGGTCATGCCTGTTCTCTATAACACCACGCACAGCTCCAAGAAGCGAGTCACGCTAATGATAACTGCAGTGTGGGTACTAGCCTTTGTCGTCTCTTGTCCCCTTCTCTTTGGCTTTAATACCACAG agcatcCTAATATTTGTTCCATATCGAACCCGGAATTTGTCATCTACTCCTCGGTCGTGTCTTTCTATCTTCCCTTCATTGTAACTCTCCTGGTTTACATCCGGATTTACGTGTTTCTCAGGAAGAGAAGGAAGCGCATTGCTTTTAGGCAGGCCAGTGGAAAACTCAAATCGGGAGGCTATCACCGACCACCG GGAGTCAAGAACTCTATATCCAAAGAAGAGATGGGTCTGTCTCCTATACAAATTAAAGTGGTAA CG GAGAACACTGAGGAACCTGTGCATGTCAACCTTCACTCCATCACCTCCTGTCTGAAGCTCAAAAAGCAGAAGGCAGTTCCCTCTGAGAATAACTTGCTGGCCCCAGTAGACTTGCAGAATGACTGCAGCGTCAGCCACGCCTCCTTCGCCAGAACGGAGAACGAGGTAGACGGGGAGGGAGAGATGAGGGAGACCATCAGCCAGCTGCCCAAGAGGTCCTCTGAAGTGAAGAACCTTCCCAGCGGTAAAACCCGGATAGCCCTGTGGCCTGtgccaaagcaaaggaacaggcAGGTCAGAGAGAGGAAAGCCACGCAGATGCTGGCCATTGTTCTag GCATCTTCTTGATATGCTGGCTCCCGTTCTTTGTAACGCACATAGTGAACACTCACTGCAAGCAATGTTATGTACCCCCCGAAGTCTACAGTGCCACCACCTGGCTGGGGTATGTCAACAGCGCCCTCAATCCTGTGATCTATACAACGTTCAACATTGAGTTTCGAAGAGCGTTTATCAAGATCCTTAGCTGCTAG